Below is a window of Scylla paramamosain isolate STU-SP2022 chromosome 14, ASM3559412v1, whole genome shotgun sequence DNA.
TACTCGCCTCCGGTTTAACCTAGTGGAAGTTATGAAAAGTCCCTCCATGTCTCGATATGTCCCCATCTGaataaaaattgttattcagaaaggaaattttcGTATGTGTGGTGTTTGTAGTTCGTGGTTAAGATTGCTATGTTTGTATCTGTCTCGGTGGTTCATTCGTAAAGCTTCGTAGTGGTTTATGAGACTAAGAAGTGTTCAGTTGTTTGGTGTCCTGTCCTGAAATGAGCTCACTCCAGCTACTTGTCCTGTACACAGCTTCAGTTTATTCAAGGAAGCATAAGATTCTCTCGCTTACTTGAGTTTATTGCTGAGTGAAGCCTTGGAAAGAAAGATACAAGACCACAAAACGTTTCCAGTGAGGAAGTTAGCCACAAGCTTCACACAGAAACGATAATTAAATAATGAAGGATTCTGTatgattaaaaggaaaaaaactccCATGATAATCccatgttttcatttttttcttatactcaCCTAGGCACATACAGCTTCGTCATCTTAAATCAAAAATATTAATGGAATAGTTCCGAAGATGTCTTAATACTTAGCTCTTGAAACAGTTCCTCTTCTCTTGAAATAATTACGGAGGTGCCTCGACATTCTTCTCTTGAAACAGTTCCTCTTCTTTTGAAATAGATAAGGAAGTCTCTTGATACTTGGCtgcttctcttgcttctcttgaTAGGAAGGCGTCTTGGCATTCCTTTCTTGAAACAATAATTCTTCTCTTGAAATAAACAGGAAGCTGCCTTGACATTCCCCTCTTGAAACTATTCCAGAGATgtcttaaccttttcactgctatttgccacatctttccctaaTCACTGACCACTCaggacatcttttcttgttccacagccacttCCAATAATTTTATTGGCTAAAAACGGCagaatctattcttttctttatcctcgtcgctcttgtagatgcttataaagactccatACATTGATTTTGGTGGTTAGAATTGAagtgtatcgcagtgaaagagttaaaactCCTCTCCTAACAATTCTGAGGAATGTGAAACACAGAATCACTCACACGGTCCCAGCGCTCCcttactccttccctcacccttacGAGAGCTCAATGCCAAGTTTTTCCTGAAGAATCCGTCGTTTGGAGCGAAGGTCGTCCAGGTCAATGTAGGCGTTATGGATGTGGCGCGGCCCCTCTGAGATGCTGGGATCAAAGGGCGTCCGGCCGTGGAGCACCCGCGTGTTGTCAATGATGAGGATGTCTCCTGCAGGAGGAAGGCATCTTaaatatcattgttattatggtTGTCATTGTCATCTTTGTACGAGtaactgttgctactgctgctattgctaatgcggctattgctactgctgatactactactactactactactactactactactactactactgctactactactactactattactactactactactactactactactacaactactactactactactactactactactactactattactactattactactactactaataataataataatagtaataacaataataataataataataatacgaccatcaccactgcaGACTAATGCAATATgactaacatacacacacacacacacacacacacacacacacacacacacacacgcagactaATGGATCTGTGTGGACTGGAGTCTCAGCTGGGCctatttttctataattttgctGCCATTTGCCGATAGTCCTCTTACATGATAAGAAATCTATTTATAAACACATCAGAACATCAAGTCAAGACATCCTagttctctcctccctcacctggctTACTCTTGACCAGCACGCCAGACTCCCTCAGCATATCGTTGTAAGCCTTGAGAGCCTCGTAGAACCTGATCACCCCCTCGGGATCTAAGTCCATGAGCGAGTCTCTGGACTGCGAGGACACGTGGATGCGGCAGATCTTTCCCAAGTGGTCGAGGCTGCAACGCGGGAGATTGGGTGGGATTGGATGAGATTGAGCTAAATTACGGCGCATTAACggcacacacacaatgattttttggagtctctctctctctctctctctctctctctctctctctctctctctctctctctctctctctctctctctctctctctctgtttatctaaaacgtagtgtttatttatatttgttttagggtttattcttttctttaactttttcttcttttgccgtttcgttattttttatttatttatttatttattttttttttttttttttgtgtgtgtgtgtgtacgtgaaagTACGTTTATTATTTGTGCAGATGATTATGGGAAAGACTGAAAAGCATTGAAACATTTCATTCTTACTGATAAGGCGACCACTATGTGCATGTCACTTGGAGGGAGATAACTTTTGTCAAGCCCTCTGTTGTTTTTCCCTAATGCTGTTTTCCCTATAGTCTGCGAATCtccatattttgttttcctggaTGGGATGTATCATTCGCTAATCCCCCTGTGAAAAGctggaaaagatgaaggagtgaagtgCATTGAAGTGAcgaaggaaagcaggagagcTGAAGGGAAAGGGCTAAATATATAAACTGAAAGGTAGATAGACTTATATGCACTCGTAAAAGGCCCCTGCATCTCCTCACCTAATGCTGGTCCTCGGGGTGATCTTGTCGAAGTCATACAGAGCGTAACCTCGGTCCTGGAAGTAGATGGGTGTGTTGACCAGCGTCTCGAAGTGATGCGGGTGTCTCTCCTTCAGCTTCTCCGCCGCGTAGAATCCGTCACTCAGGTCGTTCTCGCCGCCCTCCCCCATGCACTGTCTGATGCAGTGTAGCCACGTGGTCTGAGGGTGCCAAGTCGTGGCAGCGTTCATTTTAATTTACTGGTTTTGctaattgtatttatttattcattcatatcatttatttgtttatttttatggtgtgtttctttgtctgaTGATCTTTTCCTTGCCTCAGGTCActgatttgtttttatttcgtctattttcattttattttctgttttactactactactactactactacttccaccactgctaccaaGACCTTTGCCATCGAGGAACACAAGCATCGAGAGGCGTCACTCACCCCTGGCGGGTACTCGCAGTAGGGCAGGTCAGTGTGCAGTCCCAACCTGGCGCCAGTGTAGGCCAGGTTGTTGGGCGTCACGTGCGTCACGATCTCGTAGTCTCTCCTTCGTGACGGGCAAGAAAAAATATGCTAATGGTCAGTATGGGCATTTGGACTCATAATTTGGCTTTATACGATCTCTTAAAgctatttttttaaagattgctGGGATGATCAGTCAAGTTTTCATGAGTTTTCTTCCCTTGatggtgtagaatccttgttaactaGCTATGAAATTACGAAATGCTTAAGGTGACTGTTTATGGGCATCTGGCATCGTAATCTAATTTTATACTTCATAAAGCTATTTTCAGAGATTGCAAGAATGATTAGTCAAGTTTTCATGAGTTTTCTATCCTTGatggtgtagaatccttgttaactaCCTATAAAATCACAGAATGTTTAAGCTCGGTTGTTGTGCAAGTGTCTTATGAGAGTTGTGATTATGattcagaaagagaaagagagggaaaaatagtgGTACATATATGACGTCTGTCGaagttttcttttactgtattcTTATGATGGTTGTGTAAATGAGaacgtttcttctttttcacacgcaaaaaagaaaaaaaagtatcatgtATGTGCCTTATGAAAGTTATTAtgctacagagagagaaagagaggaaaaacagtgGTATATAACGTCTGTCGAAGCTTGTTACTATATTCTTGTGATGGCTGTGTACATGAGAACGCGGATCAAGTGTTGGAGTGACCGCAGTGGACGTGACCGGCGTGCATGAGAGAGCCATCCGTGGGAAAGAGAGCCGTGAATGCAGAGAGCGACGCAGCAGAGCCAGACGTGTCATGCTAATGCTCGACGATCTTACACCAAGATCGTAGAGATAAGGCATTGTATTCGCTTTCATGTGCTGCTGCAAAGACTTGACATtcatcaatatattttttttttaattcgtatTCACGCTTTAAAGATGTACATATTGTTCATCCAttgttcaactttttttttgtgaggagaTACAGCCGTAGTGAGAAGAGCTTTGATTTATGAGCATCGTGTTGCGTGCATCGACTTCCTTCCTGGCATTCAGAGAAAAGGAATCGTTCGTAATTCTCTAGCTCAGTAATGACAATATGATAATCCAACTTCTCATCCTTATTTCATATCCTCAAGCGAttcttactgaaaaaaaaaaataataattactcctTACCCTTATGTATATTTCATAAGCCCTGCATGACTTTTACTACAGAATAATTCATAGACTTTAAGTAAACTTGCTTTTAAAGAGGAGCATCAGGACACCTCAGAAAATGAATTACCTTCCCTTTTGCTTCTTACagtcctattttctttttgggAACGGcatttgaacatttttttttttttcctttttccaccatTGGCCGATCTACctgatatataaaagaaaactgtcAAAACTACTCTGTCACTCCTTAAGCTAGCAGTGGTACTTTCACAAAATCGTACTTCAGGCTTGCACTGCATCGTCTAATTAAGCTTAGCTAGAACCTgcagcagtcaaagggtttaGCTGCATTATCAAAGGCACGAGTTTTGAAAGTCAGTGCCTGCCGCTGAGTtctaagaaagagaggatgaatagAATAAGCCCAATGATCATGCTCTTCCTGTGAACCTCGATATATTGTAAGACTAATAGAGTAAGATTTAGAATAGGGAAAGAAATGTCTATACACCGAGATTCTGAATGTGTAGACTCCTTATCTCCACTACTGACAGCTaatagtggaagttattatcTCGACTACTGACAGCTAATAGTGAAAGTTATTATGATTCTAGCACGCTACCTTTCCTATTATCACCTGTAACTTTTCAGACACTTATTGTTTGTACTACAGTGTTCTAAGTAGTTCTCTGGTCtacaaatgataaaagataacCGCTTATCTTTTTGCTGCGTccatgcattctttttttttttttttacagtgccgtgaatgaaggtaaaggatgaATGTGTATTTTCGTGCTACTGCCTCGTAAATACCACTGCGGCCTACAAAATACAAGATCAAGCTCGTATAATTTTTTTCGCGTCCGTGCCAGTTTTTGCAGTGCTCTGAGAGCGTCagcaaggattctacatcatcaaTAAGAAAACATTTATGGAAACCCGActaatgatctctgtggcctttgaaagtagatCCAGTGAAAGCCGCAAGCATCTAAGAACACGAGCCTTTGCCTCACCCGTAATGCGTGGGCTTGAGAACGCCCAGCCGCTCGATGAAGTCATTGATGGCACCGACCCTCCTAGgcgcctcctccaccaccgtCACGCCATACTTCTCCAGCACCACCAGCCAGTCCAGTAGCGCCTTGTCATTGTGCATCACCGTGCTGTACTTGCTTCGTGGAACTTCGAACTCGCTGCTCCACAACTTCTGTCATTGGAACATAAGAGTGTAAGGGGAGCTGCAGTAAGCCAACAGgtgtacacgtggcagtccttgtataagACATGTCAACATCCACCTTCagcaaatataactttaatatcacTTCGGGACTTATAACAGAACCACATACACAGATTGATCTACATAAGCATACCTTCTCCAACATGCACCAGGTACGCTGAGCTGCCCTGGAATCTGGAGTGAAGGCTCGGCGACGCAGCCATTCCCCTGTGAAGACGCTGACATGCCCGTCTGGCCACTCCATCCTGAGGGAGCCGTCCGTCACCTGCAGGCACAAAGGGGCGTGAACTCTGCCTTACTTGAGACCTTTAGTGCAGAGAAGACAGCGTGCCCAGGCAACAGTTGACTGGGTACAGTTTGTTTAAAGTATTATTAGTTTGCTTTGTTGGAGCTGTCGCCTGCCCACTTCTCGTCTTCTGCCCCGTTGAACCtgaaacgtacacacacacacacacacacacacacacacacacacacacacacacacacacacacgtacatacgctccctcactctcactacacacacacacccactcagaAAATACTACATCAACACGACACAGTAAGAAAATTAACaagacaagaggagagaaaggaatgtttAGAAATAAAAGTTTTGTGAATAGAGCAGTTTAGGTttctggagtgtgtgtgtgtgtgtgtttgtgtgcgtgtgtgtgtgtataaacagTATGCacaaattgaaagaaaatacaaatgctATGTTATGAAAAATGAGACATAGCAAGCTTCACTCAAACCCAGAAAAATACAGAtggtataaacacacacacacacacacacacacacacacacacacacacatacttgacAACCTCACGTTATCCTTGGTCTACGCATATAAACAgtttctctcgtctttcttcctcGCTCAGTACTACCAGCACAagcctgcctcccttccctcccttggcAACCTATCCACTCCCTCGTGCCTCGCtactcatccctccttcccttccttacgcATCACACATCAAGCTTCATTTGGAAATACTCCAAGTTAAGATTGTGACTGTTTTGGCTTTGTTCTGATTCGTGTTTGTGGAGTAGATGAGTATGAATAACAATGAGCAAATGGTAGATTTTAAAAAAGATGtattatatgaagaaaatatgtagtTTATCATGACTTACTGGTTGAATTCTTAGTACTagtaggatgaggagaaggacgagaaggaggaggagtaggaggaggaggaggaggaggaggacgacgagaatgaagaggatgaaggggaggagtaggacgaagacaaggaggaggaagaagaggagtaggacgaagacaacgaggaaggaagaggggaaggaaagggagaagtaaAAGTCGTATaaccagcaccatcatcatcactaacatTCACAGACAGTCTCTAACAAACAACACTCCCTCGTAAAATCATTCCCCCTCCACATCACTCAGTTACCTGGACTTCCTTGGGCTGAATGTGGACATCGAGGTCGTCTATGAGGAAGAGTCTGGCAATGGCGTCACTCTGGAAGCATGTGGAGCACTGGCAGTTCTCCCGCAGCCACACGAAGGGGAAGGCGGAGGATGTGTTGTCACTGAAGGTCacggtggtggtcctggtgtcAACTTTGGCCTTAGTGACGTCCAGCACCGGCCGCTCTACACACGCTTTAGCAGGGATGGCTGAAGAGAGAATGATAAGTAGATTACACACATATGAATGTTACAGATGAATATTACAGGCAAAGGCTCAGGCCACTCAAGATTTAAAGCAAGGAAGTTGAATGGTAACCGGGAAGTCTGCTGAGGGAAATGATAAGAAGATTACACACGAAAGAGGTTTTTAGACATAGAGACTCATAAGCTAAGTCCGGTTAAAGCAGGGATGTTCAAatgaaatgatgatggtaatggtaatcaGAGTGGTTAATACAGAAGGCTAAGCATATGAATAAATATCATAGATACAGATTCATAAGTTAAGTCAGTGATGGTCAACCCTTTCATTGccatatgcaacaattcacagcactaaaagcaatgaaaTTCTTATGAACATCgacaagagaggaaataaaggaaactaaAACATTAGATTTAGCAATTAATGTAATGCTTGGAGGTGGCTGGACAGCAAGAatagatgtctcagagtggttagaaACTAGGAAAAACATGACAACTAGCAGCGAATGTTTAAAGCAAGGACGTTCAgtgaaatgatgatgaggaggaggacgaagaggaagagacccTTTGCTTACAGGTATTCGGCCCAGCTAATAAAGGATAAGGATAAGTAAATTACAGACGCATGAATATTACAGATACAGAGACTCATAATCCGTCGAACTTCGTAAGGAAAAAGTGAGGATATTAAACGATATgataatacaaaggaatacaaaggaaagccaaatagCAACagaatataatgatgatgatgcatttTACAGTTATTACAGGATTTataactgatttatttatttattttatttttttattgaattctGTTCTGCCTCTACTGTTCtacataaggttttttttttgtttaattttctaagATATTATTTATAAAAAGTGATAATGATTCTTActtttgtgattattttttttttctggcccgAAGATTTAATAAGTCCTGCATTGAATTTCTTACTAtattatctacctatctgtctatctatctatttatatatctatgtatctatgtatctatgtatctatgtatctatctatctatctaacttgCATACCaacctacttatctatttatttatctacctatctataatTCCATAtaccaatctatctatccatctgtctatttctgtctatctttctatttatctatctaccaaaCTTCCATCCTATATATCTGTCTAATGTAacgtttatctatccatccatccatctatctaccaaCCTATCACTCTTTCtatttgcctatctatctatctatctatctatctgtctgctaTCTAGCGTAACGTAAAGCAGCACTAACCTTGAGTGGCAAACCTGGCGGTGTTGTGACAGCCGCGTGACATCCCGCCTGTGCCCACCTCCGCCCGctgccaccctcctcctcctgtccccgcTGCCGCTGCCTTCCCCTGCGACAGAGCGGCTCGTGTTACATCCTATTATAATGGCTGGCTTTATCCGCGAGGGcgcacactcaaacacacacacacacacacacacacacacacagagagagagagagagagagagagagagagagagagagagagagagagagagagagagagagagagagagagagagagagagagaggggagagaaagagaggaggggacggggacaggcatacagacagaaagacaaacagacagacagacagacagacagacagacagaaagaaagaaagaaagaaagaaagaaaaaaagaaagaaaaaaaaaagacagactgacagacaggcagatagacagacagacagacattcaaACTAACTGATAAGCGAACTCATGCATATataatcagacagacagacaaacaaacaaaaagaacctcatacacacaaacacacacacacacacacacacacacacacacacacacacacacacacacatacgtgcaTCATGGGCATTACTCATTATTCCTAATCCTTATAATAAGTATTCCCTTATACACAGTCATGACTCGCCCCGCCCAGCGCAGTACGACCGCTAAGACGTGTTAATGCAGGCGTGATTACACATAATTAACAGCACTCAGGGACTGGCGCCGGAAACAAcgtgataaaggaagaaagaaacaagaaaaaaaagcgaaagaaaagggTGGTT
It encodes the following:
- the LOC135106874 gene encoding gamma-butyrobetaine dioxygenase-like isoform X2; translated protein: MSRGCHNTARFATQAIPAKACVERPVLDVTKAKVDTRTTTVTFSDNTSSAFPFVWLRENCQCSTCFQSDAIARLFLIDDLDVHIQPKEVQVTDGSLRMEWPDGHVSVFTGEWLRRRAFTPDSRAAQRTWCMLEKKLWSSEFEVPRSKYSTVMHNDKALLDWLVVLEKYGVTVVEEAPRRVGAINDFIERLGVLKPTHYGRDYEIVTHVTPNNLAYTGARLGLHTDLPYCEYPPGTTWLHCIRQCMGEGGENDLSDGFYAAEKLKERHPHHFETLVNTPIYFQDRGYALYDFDKITPRTSISLDHLGKICRIHVSSQSRDSLMDLDPEGVIRFYEALKAYNDMLRESGVLVKSKPGDILIIDNTRVLHGRTPFDPSISEGPRHIHNAYIDLDDLRSKRRILQEKLGIELS
- the LOC135106874 gene encoding gamma-butyrobetaine dioxygenase-like isoform X1, yielding MLVSRLVTGVRGNLAAAFSLLPRDPAITSRGTAWGKAAAAGTGGGGWQRAEVGTGGMSRGCHNTARFATQAIPAKACVERPVLDVTKAKVDTRTTTVTFSDNTSSAFPFVWLRENCQCSTCFQSDAIARLFLIDDLDVHIQPKEVQVTDGSLRMEWPDGHVSVFTGEWLRRRAFTPDSRAAQRTWCMLEKKLWSSEFEVPRSKYSTVMHNDKALLDWLVVLEKYGVTVVEEAPRRVGAINDFIERLGVLKPTHYGRDYEIVTHVTPNNLAYTGARLGLHTDLPYCEYPPGTTWLHCIRQCMGEGGENDLSDGFYAAEKLKERHPHHFETLVNTPIYFQDRGYALYDFDKITPRTSISLDHLGKICRIHVSSQSRDSLMDLDPEGVIRFYEALKAYNDMLRESGVLVKSKPGDILIIDNTRVLHGRTPFDPSISEGPRHIHNAYIDLDDLRSKRRILQEKLGIELS